A stretch of DNA from Deltaproteobacteria bacterium:
GCCGATCGAGATCTGCCCCGCGTACCCGATCAGCATGCACAGCCCCATGATGAGGAGGGAGTAGTACGCCGTCATCGTCAGCTGGGTGAGGTGGAACGACGTGCCGGTGAGCCGGGTCGCGAACTGGATGCCGACGACGAGCGCCGCGAACGCGGCGACCACGGAGTATCTCCGCGCCATCAGAACTCCTTGAGCCTCGCGGCCTCGGCGCTGCCGAACAGGCCGCTGGGCCTCGCGAAGAGGATGACGAGGAGGATGGCGATCGAGATGGCCTCCTTGTAGGCCGCCGGGAGGATCCAGATGCTGAACGACTCGAGGATGCCGAGGATCATCCCGGCCCCGACCGCCGCGCCGCTGTTGCCCAGCCCCCCCAGGATCGCGACCGTGAACCCCTTGATGGCGAGCGGCGTCCCGCTGTCGTACTGGACGTAGGTGATCGGGCAGACGACGCTGCCGCCGATCGCCCCGATCGCGGCGCTCAGCACGAAGGAGAAGGTCACCATATTCCCCGCGTTGATCCCGCAGATGCGCGCGGCGTCCCGGTTCGCGGCGCAGGCCCGCATCTGCCTCCCGAGCATCGTGAGGTTGAAGAAGGCGGACAGCAGGGCCACCGCGACCGCCCCGATCCCGACGACCCAGAGCACCTGCGGGGAGATGTACACCCCTCCCAGCCGGATGGAGGACACCGCGGTGCCGGTGAAGTACGGAAGCGCCCGGACGCTCTCCCCCCAGATGTGGAGGGCGGTCTCCCGGATCAGGATCGAGACGCCGATGGTGATGATGACCATCCGCAGCACCGACGGCTTGTGGAGCCACCGGATGAAGACGACCTCGATCAGGGCTCCCACGGCCATCGTGACGGCGACC
This window harbors:
- a CDS encoding branched-chain amino acid ABC transporter permease, encoding MEFFFQYLVAGITYGTIYAIVAIGFNIIYNATGIINFAQGEFVMVGGMTAVTLNQFLPLPAAIVGAVAVTMAVGALIEVVFIRWLHKPSVLRMVIITIGVSILIRETALHIWGESVRALPYFTGTAVSSIRLGGVYISPQVLWVVGIGAVAVALLSAFFNLTMLGRQMRACAANRDAARICGINAGNMVTFSFVLSAAIGAIGGSVVCPITYVQYDSGTPLAIKGFTVAILGGLGNSGAAVGAGMILGILESFSIWILPAAYKEAISIAILLVILFARPSGLFGSAEAARLKEF